Genomic segment of Hydra vulgaris chromosome 11, alternate assembly HydraT2T_AEP:
acttttatttatttagcttaccatcttattttatattatttagctTACCATCTTTTAGTAgtttattgtcatttttatcAACTGCATTGTTAATTGCTGAATTTGAACTttctgtaaaacttgataaagtCTCTATAAGTATATCAGTTGCATCATTATTTGGAAAGATGGATTTAACTGCTGGATCTAACAAACATGATAATTTGGCTGTTTTTGACAGTTTCAGACGCTGTTCTAATTTTGAGCTACAAGctaatttaagcttttttatcACAGGTAAATCGTTAGAAGATACCTGGAGGAGTGATGCAACTTTATGCTTGACCAATGGCAAAATAGAGAGAGTTACCCCCACCCACAACTTCTGTCAAGTTTTGAAATGGTTTAAGGAACTTTACAAGTTCGCTTAATAATTTTAGATCAAATTCATCTAGACAGAATTctctttttccaattttttttaaaagtttttttacaccATTATATAACAGTTCAATAGACTCTGTCATAAAAAGTGCACTGTTCCATCGACTACATATATggagttttaaacttttatgttgTTTAGATTGGTATTTTGAGTTCTCTTCAAATagattatcatttttttcatattcatcCTCACTATCTACAATCACCGAATTGTCATTTGGGTTTAATTGATTCTCATTCAATATTAGTTTAATTGGGAATTGTTCATCATGATTAACAAGTTCTTTTACTTCAGCAATTTTccgtaatttattataaacatccACATCATCATTTGTACACAAAATATCGTTAATTAGAACAGATTTGAAGCTCAAACATGTAACAATATTTCAACATTTCTTGAGCAATTTTAAGACTTCGGAACATTTGTTAAGACCATCAGAAACCAGAAGTAAATTCAGCACATGAGCTAAGCAATGTTGTGGCTCTTCACAACCCAGTAGACTAGAAGTCTTCATCATATTTGCAGCACCATCGTGAACATTATGCAAATGCAACTCTCCAAACTGCTTgctaaacatatatttaataacattcttcataaaatatgcaatatttTCTGCTGTGTGGTTTTCCAGTGGTGTACAagctaaagtaaaaatatttctatccCATTCACTGGTTATTACTGAACACTTTACACCTATATATGacagttttttgtatttatctgTCCAGCCATCAAAAAGTAAAGAAGCAGCAAtggaatattttaaaacatctttgaCACTGCTTTTGACAGCTTTGAACATATCAATTAAAGCCCCGCATGCCAAAGATGAGCGTGATGGAGAGACTATacctaaaaatttttcaaaaaaatttataaaaccagTTCTTTCAACAAGATTAAAAGATAGCAAATTGGTACAAAACTAAAGTGCAATGTCACGAGTAATATCAAATTTTGCTTTCGATGATGAACCGCTAACGCTGCACCAATTTTTTAAgatgatgttatttttttcttcagtaGATACTTTATCAGTAACAATTTTGTGTACTAAAAACAAACGATTTTTCATGTTTCCACTTGATGTAGAACGTTTTACTGAATGAATTTTCGACAAATGGgcaggcatttttttttaaaggtgctGCACAATCTcatcttcaaatattttattgatgagTTTTCATTTGGTTCGCGACAAGATAATGATGTATCATTTATTGATCTTTTCATATTAAATCTCTAATTACCAAAAAGTAAATGTACCTGGAagaaaaggaaattttttttatatgcagtTTGCTCCTAATGCGACggtaaataagaaatatttgttATCAAATTATAAACCGAGTCAAACCATggaagtaaaaattattatattgccatggtcaaacaaaaaataagcgCAAAAATGAAGTAAGCACATCaaaattcataaatatcagagaaaaaaaaaaggattgagcgtaacatagttttaaaaaacaaaaactgaccATTTCAGCCCTATTTTAGCGGCGGCtgcattttgaataaaacatcctctttctttgtttaattgctttcaaaaattcatttaacaacaatatatttGCCACCTGATATGCTAACATATTTTTCTCAATTATTAAGGTTCAGAGCAGTTTTAAGtatcagttatatatatatatatatatatatatatatatatatatatatatatatatatatatatatatatatatatatatatatatatatatatatatatatatatatatatacatacatatatatatatatatatatatatatatatatatatatatatttataaatatattttcaatattttttttagatttttaaatttaagaaacaaaataaataacatcgTAAAAATACATTAGGTAGCTAAAAATATTATCCTGTTTTATCTTGTATTCATTGCTAccgttttttttcaaatactctttcttttttatcaaatactctacgataaaaaaaactctttgcaTTTTGAAAACGAAAGTATATCGCATATTTAAGCAAGTCAATCTCACGACATTTTTTTCTGCAAacgctataatttttttaacgtaGACTGTAGTTTCAAGTCCATGTTTCTTCAACGAACCTCTTATTTTCTCTTAATGTAGACAGTAGTTTTAAAGCATCTGGTTTAGacacttttttatattcttcAATGAGATCTACGAAAGTGTTTGTAACATCACGACCCATGCCTTTTGCATcactataattataaaaaaattttaacgagaataattgtaaaaaaactataaatataataaagttaaacaacaaaattattttaagtaaatttaaacaacaacaCTGTAAATTACTGTGCATTAACATAGAAATCAGTATTGCTTATTAATAACAAGAAGCCGTGACGCAGTCGTTAGAGTGTTTGACTTCAGACCTTAAAGTGTAAACTCAAAATGATATTCGAAGGCAAAAAAATTTCAGACCCgaaaaatttttggaaataaattttttttcgagttaaaaatataacaaatatattatacagTTATGCTATTTTAATGTAACTGCCTTCTGGCGAatgatacaaaaaatacaaaaattcaaactttCGGGATCTTTAAACACAGCTTTTTGCGAAATTTACACCCTTAAAAGTAGCATTTTCCAAACAAACGCTTCAATAataagtttaagtaaaaaagttaaaaaaatcttaataatttGTCAGTAATCAAAatgtatttgttatatattttacagctgCGGTAATTAGTACGATATATGCTGCTGaatatatcataatatatcaTGCTGCTgaatatatcataaaaatatattctacaGCTCTATAGAAATATTTTACAGAAAACGCTCAAGATTACACTGAGATTAAATTTAACCATGAGCGAGATCTCGTCTCGTTCTCGTTTCTCGTGAGAAATGGGACTTTTCGTGAGAAACGAGAAATAGAAAATTCTCGCGAGAAGTAGAACGAgacttaaatattatattattttccaaattaaaaattattataatttacaaaatgctTAATAATTTGTTACATTGCCAGCACTTTCTTCATTAGCTAGACAAATTTTAGCTATTCCAGCAAGTTCAACTAAATCAGAGAGAGTTTTTAGCTCAGGTGGAAATGTCGTCCAATCATCCAGACACAACTTACACCCAGAAGTAGAACAAATCATCTTAATCAGAGAAAACATCGTCTTGTTGGAAAAGTTTGGCAAAAAAATTCTgaattaatatttgaaaaacttgtttacatTTGACAAATGTCATTTGTGTCTATTTGTCAAAAccatgtttacaattttttctttttacttggattttaataaatttgttttcaaaaattgttaaatttctCGTCTCGTTCTCGGTCTCACGAGAAGTAATAACTTCTCGTCTCGGTCTCGTCTCGGTTTAAAAAAACCTAGTCTCGCTCATGGTTAATAAAATTACTCGCTCTTTTAGATTAGAAAACCTTAACTTAATAGTAATATTGAGTTATTTTACAGAATgtttaacacaataaaacactgttttcaaatattaattttcatGCCAAAACCAGAGGTTTTAGggtgaaaacttttttaaagcaacaaacttattaaaaaaaaagatttacattgaaaaaaaaaattaaaaaaaaaatcgtttgtcCTAAAATTTGATGACtaaatgtgaaaaaaacaaaaacttcaaaatactATTTCACAAAAGGTAGTTTTTATGGCAGTTTTATATAGGTACAAAATTTACTTGTcatgaaatttttgaatttgtttcaCTGGTtcagtttatatattaaatattaaacttatatacagattttttttgaaaaaactatgccatataatattttatctgGTATAGTTAAACATCTCTTGAAAATTTCAGTTTAATTACTCATTTTAAACTGaagatatgttttaaaattcaaaaaaaaaaattttaaatcttaaaaagagaaaaattaactcaaaaattaaaaaacaaaatatcaattattataagCAAATGTGACttgaaataatttacaaaaaaaaaaaaaattaaattgaatttaaacaatgtcatttaaaattattgtaatatttagttAAACACGAACTAGGGCATTTTCCATACTTAAAATCGTTGCGTAATGCTTCGTAGTGTGTTGAGCAGCACCTGCACAATCACTTCCTATTATTGTACTTTTGCCACAGTACCAATTCTTTCCAAATACTTCTTTTGTTGTTCCGCAATCCCAGCACCGAATACAGATGGAATgtgaattgcatttttaacgttttaaaaatgcaattcacATTCCATCTGTATTCGGtgcaacttttaattttagaccAGATTGTTTGCACCGGGTTTAACATTGGACTGTAGGGTCCTAAACATTACAACTGAGCTGGAGAATTTTTAAACAACCTTTCCGAACGGGTGTGACATAGAGCATTGTCTGTTGCGATGACGAAATCCTCTAAAAGATTCCtggatgtaacccactggtgaaacgTAACCAACTTCTATTCGTTACAAGAATCTGCATTAAATGATCCCATGCCTGTTTTCTTCATGACAAAACTTGTTGATATAGCTGCAATCAAATGTATGTTGGCACCTTTTGAAGCAGGCATTTTCATTATTGCTCTTCTTCCCTGTTTGACACAtgcatttttctataaaaaagattaaaatttatttcatttaaccAAACCATCTGATGACAATTTGTGATTTATTCGTTGATGTTCCTAACATATTcagctttttttgtttgttttcattacTGCTTCTTGTAGAAAGTACGttgtgcacttttttaaatgaaaacaatcTGCCTTCAAGGTAACTGGTTGTTGTTGCTGTGCTGACGCTAATATTAAATTgccttaatatttttattatgataaattgtcataatattttgttttgatccgtagttaaattttttggtttaaaaccACCTCTTCCGATAAAATTTAGATTTCCACTGCAAACCACTGCAATTTAACTGCAAATTGACAGCTAACTTATATTTGACCCCTAAATTTTGCGCCAGAGTCACCCGATCATCATTTCGCTCAACACATTCAGCAACTCTTCTTCTGTTATTCGGtgaagataaaacttttttcttctttcaatttttgttttctttcaacTTGTTCGGTTGTATGTATTTCATGCTGACAAATTGGACTTGAAATTGGAAATTGACAAGTTGGTTCTGGTTGTTCCAGAAGGGGATGTAAGTTTATTTGGTGAAATAAATGCTAACATGGATTTGATAAATGGACTgacaaatattttgataaatagataaaaagtattttattaaaactttatgttGCTTGAaatcaaatttgaaaacataaaaatttgaaaacatgttgaaataaactaaaattaattctataactattatttttacacATTATAAAATAGATTGAATGATAGatacattataaaaacaaatacaaacttaattttaaaaacataaatctttAATAATCTTAGAGGAGCTAGACAGTAATGTATATTTGAAATGTGTACAACTTGATTGTAAAAGATGCCAAAATATACCTTACAGCATACCTTGCTTCtcgcaaatattaaaaaaaaaaaattacaaaagtcaCACAGAAAAGGATTAAAAACACTGTCTAGTCTTTAATAAACAGGATATGTGGAATAAAGATTAGTTTATTATtccaagaaaaaacaaaaatataacaaaacaactttttcaagaGTTTCTACTTGAAAGAATCCCGGAGAATTCTTCTCTAATATTTAAGTTTGTAGttctaaattataaacttattaaaacacatgttctaaattataaactttataaaacacatCACACAAAATATGGAacaattacaaactttttaatgtcaaaCTTCATAAAAAACTCTTGATATTTACTATGTCCTCCTTTTGCCTCAATCCCAGCCAATATTCGCCGGGGAATTGATTCATACAAATTAGTTACAAAATCCTGGGGTATGTTGTGCCATTCTATTTGAAGTACTTCAAAACATTCTTCAGCATTTCGGGGAGCATGATCGACCTTCTTTCTGTCCAGGTAATCCCAAATGTGCTCAATTATATTCAAAACTGTCCTCTGGGGAGGCCAGGTCATCAATTCCAGTACTCCTTCCTCTgccatttcatttaaataattttttgccacTCGAGAACAATATTTGGGTCATTGTCCTGATGCAGAATAAATTTATGGCCTATTAGTCTCATTCCGGATGATACAGCATGGTGCCTTAGGATATCCACATAACGTTCCCCAGTGAGTTGCCCTTCTATTTTGATCAAATCATTTACTCCAGATGAAGATAAACGGccccaaatttgtaaagagCCTCCTCTGTGTTTAACAGTTGGGTTTAAACACTCGGGCTGATAGGCTTCTTCAACTCTTCTTCAAACATATTGGTGTTCTTTCGTTCCAAAAATTTCGAATTTGGACTCATCGGTGTACAGAACCCGATTAAACATTTCCTGGGCCcaatttttgtgttgttttgcatatttaagtcgtttttttttattgccacACTGTGATAATGGTTTTCGAATTGCAACACACCCTCTTCATCCGGATTTAAGCAGGCGCTGTCGAATAAAAGAAGAGCTGACATTTTTCCCAGTTACTGTGTTAATGACTTTAGCCAGCTCGGTTgatgctttttttgtatttcttaaaaatagggtttttaaatgtttattgtcATCTTTTGTTAGCTTAGGAGGTCTACCACTTTCTTTCTATCTTCAAGAGAGCCAGTTTCTCTGATTTCTGTAACAGCATTCTTTGAATATCCTGTTTTGGATGTAGTTGTTAAGACACatcgttttaataaataaacaaacaaatccCTCATGTTTCCtcatcaattttgtttatttaaaaaagtgtgcatactttatggacgaccccttattaaaaaacttttattgccTAGAAGTCGAGAAGTTGTTTTAGATCtccatgtaaaaaaaaatatatatataaatatatatatatatatatatatatatatatatatatatatattatatatatatatatatatatatatatatatatatatatttgtactaGTGGTGATAACAACTGgaaactaaaatataattaaatgtcTCTATATTCTCTGAAATTCTAGCATTCCTTACACGTACATTAGGAAGTTTTGTTATAACTATATTATGACTGAATGTATCAATGCAGTTAACTGTTCCATGGTCATTTCCAGCAGTTCTGcttcaataaaaaacttatctcctttttctcttacttttaacaaattttttatcagatgAACTATTTTTAGGTTCACTATcaagtaatattgaaaaaaactttttatctgtTTCACCTTgtgcttttaaaaaactatgtttGCATCAAgtctttcaaataaaagtttagaagaacttttgtttttgttttgttgatgTTGAACCTTCAGGTGAATTCTTAGCTATGTAATTGACTGGATCACAAACAGAACTTAtctcattttaaaaatcaactatATCAGGTTTAGGTAGCTCAAAAGAACCATTTTctagagtttttgaaaaacttccaGAAGAAATTGTTAAATGTGATGAAAAGGTAGTTGGTCTTTATCTTAAAACtccattaatttaattaaaacaacaagGCACTTATTGTGTGGATGCTCCAGTAACATTTCTTTTATTGTCCATATAATGTCTATATGCACAGGGCAGAGTATGTATTCTTGTTTTACAAGAACCTCCATCTCAGTCTAAGCATCCTGCTGCTTTGACATATAAAGCCACATCATCCCATATTTTCTCGCACTGGACTTTAACTGTTCCTGAATGTTTTCATCTGACCATTTCAGTATAAGTACTTTTGTTTTGGTTTCATCCCCATGTCATGACCttttgacaactttttttctagtataTCCATTAAAGTATTTTTCTAGTATATCCATTAAGCTATTTGATgaaaaagtcattatttaaaCACAAATCATATTATAGCACACATAAATAAGTGCTTCAATGCATCATATATGACataaaagagataaaaagagacaacatttacaaaaatataatacgtATATAAATAgtctttttcaaattaattatgttatatgtgtgtgtgtatgtatgtatgtatgtatgtatgtatgtatgtatgtatgtatatatatatatatatatatatatatatatatatatatatatatatatatatatatatatatatgtatgtatatgtatatatacacacatattaatatgtatatatgtatatatatatatatatatatgtatatatacacacacatatttatatgtatatatatgtatatatacacacatatttatatgtatataatgtctccaaaaaatctttaaagtctACTTAGTTCTAAAAATAAACCTACACTACCAGTTAATTCCTATCCCGGGTATTATGTTGGTGAAACTGGACTGAAGGTATCGTCTTGGATATGCCAGCATCAAACAAGTGCACAACAAGGTAAAGGGAAAAATTCAGCTGTAGCTGAACATTCCAAAATTTGCCAAGGAAATTTCCACTGGAATGGTcgcaatacattaaaaatagaaataaatagttttaataggaAAGTTAGGGAAATACAACCCAACGAAAGTACCTTTTGCGACAATGGTCTTAACCGGGATGATGGCGATTATGTGATGACGTCATTTTGAAAACCTATGTTCAAATTCTTACGTCACAAAAAACTCTCTTAAAAAAACTCTCAAAAAGAAGCTCTTACAAAGAACATTGTTTTGCAAATTTAGACggttttgtataatattattttttataatggtttttaatATAC
This window contains:
- the LOC136086889 gene encoding uncharacterized protein LOC136086889 is translated as MPAHLSKIHSVKRSTSSGNMKNRLFLVHKIVTDKVSTEEKNNIILKNWCSVSGSSSKAKFDITRIVSPSRSSLACGALIDMFKAVKSSVKDVLKYSIAASLLFDGWTDKYKKLSYIGVKCSVITSEWDRNIFTLACTPLENHTAENIAYFMKNVIKYMFSKQFGELHLHNVHDGAANMMKTSSLLGCEEPQHCLAHVLNLLLVSDVKELVNHDEQFPIKLILNENQLNPNDNSVIVDSEDEYEKNDNLFEENSKYQSKQHKSLKLHICSRWNSALFMTESIELLYNGVKKLLKKIGKREFCLDEFDLKLLSELVKFLKPFQNLTEVVGGEQRLKLSKTAKLSCLLDPAVKSIFPNNDATDILIETLSSFTESSNSAINNAVDKNDNKLLKDENHPTAKKLLLLEIKTTLPNHDQSKHQTLAREVNNYVNCLPTEEEEKDPVVFWKNNHKKFPYLVRLANEYLCIPSSSVPVESMFSTPGLIVNSRKSLLDPTNMNMIIFIHENINLL